In Leishmania donovani BPK282A1 complete genome, chromosome 18, a genomic segment contains:
- a CDS encoding UDP-glucose pyrophosphorylase produces the protein MENDMKSLSAAAQACVKKMRDAKVNEACIRTFIAQHVMVSKGETGSIPDSAIMPVDSLDALDSLTIECDNAVLQSTVVLKLNGGLGTGMGLHDAKTLLEVKDGKTFLDFTALQVQYLRQHCSEHLRFMLMDSFNTSASTKSFLKARYPWLYQVFDSEVELMQNQVPKILQDTLEPAAWAEDPGCEWAPPGHGDIYTALYGSGKLQELVKQGYRYMFVSNGDNLGATIDKRVLAYMEREKIDFLMEVCRRTESDKKGGHLARQTVYVEGKDGQPDAEKRGLLLRESAQCPKADMESFQDINKYSFFNTNNLWIRLPVLLEMMKEHGGTLPLPVIRNEKTVDPSKSASPKVYQLETAMGAAIAMFESASAIVVPRSRFAPVKTCADLLALRSDAYVVTDDFRLVLDDRCHGHPPVVDLDSAHYKMMSGFEKLVQHGVPSLVECKSVTVKGLVQFGAGNVLAGTVKIENADSASAFVIPDGAKLNDTTASPPQSTDK, from the coding sequence ATGGAAAACGACATGAAGTctctcagcgccgccgctcaggCGTGCGTAAAGAAGATGCGCGACGCCAAGGTGAACGAGGCGTGCATCCGCACCTTCATCGCACAGCACGTCATGGTCAGTAAAGGCGAGACGGGGTCCATTCCCGACTCCgccatcatgccggtcgaCTCCCTCGATGCCCTGGACAGCCTCACCATTGAGTGCGACAACGCTGTCCTGCAGAGCACCGTTGTGCTGAAGCTGAACGGCGGCCTCGGCACCGGCATGGGGCTGCACGACGCCAAGACGCTGCTCGAGGTCAAGGATGGCAAGACGTTTCTTGACTTTACAGCGCTTCAGGTACAGTACCTTCGCCAGCACTGCAGCGAGCATCTGCGCTTTATGTTGATGGACAGCTTCAACACCTCCGCTAGCACCAAGAGCTTTCTGAAGGCGCGCTACCCGTGGCTGTACCAGGTCTTTGACTCTGAGGTAGAGCTGATGCAGAACCAGGTGCCCAAAATACTGCAGGACACGCTCGAGCCCGCGGCCTGGGCCGAGGACCCGGGGTGCGAGTGGGCGCCGCCGGGGCACGGTGACATCTACACCGCTTTGTATGGCTCCGGCAAGCTACAGGAACTCGTCAAGCAGGGCTACCGCTACATGTTCGTCAGCAACGGCGACAACCTCGGCGCCACCATCGACAAGCGCGTGCTGGCGTAcatggagagggagaagatcGACTTTCTGATGGAGGTGTGCCGCCGAACGGAGAGCGACAAGAAAGGCGGTCACCTGGCTCGGCAGACGGTGTATGTGGAGGGCAAGGACGGTCAACCAGACGCCGAGAAgagggggctgctgctgcgggaaTCGGCCCAGTGCCCCAAGGCGGACATGGAAAGCTTCCAGGACATCAACAAATACTCCTTCTTCAACACGAACAACCTATGGATCAGGCtcccggtgctgctggagatgATGAAGGAGCACGgcggcacgctgccgctgccggtcaTCCGCAACGAGAAGACGGTCGATCCATCTAAATCAGCATCACCCAAGGTGTACCAGCTGGAAACTGCCATGGGCGCCGCGATCGCCATGTTCGAAAGCGCATCGGCCATTGTCGTgccacgcagccgcttcgcGCCAGTGAAGACGTGCGCCGATCTGCTCGCTCTGCGCTCCGACGCCTACGTCGTGACGGACGACTTCCGCCTCGTCCTGGACGACCGCTGCCACGGCCACCCGCCCGTCGTCGACCTCGACAGCGCGCACTACAAGATGATGAGCGGCTTTGAGAAGCTTGTGCAACACGGCGTGCCATCGCTGGTCGAGTGCAAGAGCGTGACAGTGAAGGGGCTGGTTCAGTTCGGCGCTGGCAACGTTCTCGCAGGCACGGTCAAGATTGAGAACGCGGACAGCGCCTCGGCGTTCGTGATCCCCGATGGCGCCAAGCTAAACGACACAacggcgtcaccgccgcagtCGACAGACAAGTAG